TGCATCGGCTGCCGAAGCAGAGGAACACGACGCTGCGCTCGGGCTGCGCGTCCAGCCACGGGAGGCATGGGTGTCTTTCCTCCTCCTCTGCCCCCTCCGCGATCAACGGCCCGACGCAGTAGACCGGCGGCGTGGCGCGGTCGGGGAGGCAGCGCCCGTTTCTAAGCGCCGCCACCGCTGAGCCCTCCAGCGCGTCGAAGGTGTTCACAAGAATGCCGCTCGCAGCCGCGACCCGACCGAATACGTCCAGCACAGTCGCGTACAGGTCCGTTCCGCTGTCGAGCACCGCGTCGACCAAGTGAGACGCCGGCATCGGGGGCATGCCGGGGAACGACACGGGCGTATCGCCGAGATCTTTCAAGTTTCCGGCGTGCCGGGAGCAAAACAAAGGCAATTGGAGGAAGATGGAGAGGCTGGCGGCGCCTGTGGAGAAGAACAGGTGCCCCGGGATACCCAGCTCCGCGGCTACGCCGATGTCACAGACGGCGAGCATGTCGGCCACGAGCGCGTGGACATCGGGGAGGCTACGGAGGAAGTCCCGCAGGACAGGTGCCTGGGAGCGGGAGGCCGCCTGCATGCGTATGAACGGGTGGGCGGCAGCGGAGGCGGCGTCGAGgctgggagggggagggagggagtggACGGAGAGGGAGGGGAGCCGGGAGGCGTACCGGCAGATGGTGGAGCGGAAGGCCGGGGCGGTGAGGGATGGGCCCGGGACGGCGACGGTCACCGCGAGGCCGCGACGGAGGCACATCGCGGCGAACTCCAGCATGGAGATGAGGTGGCTTAGGCTCTGGCCGGCGACGACGACCACCCTTCTTGGCGTTGACATTGGAGTGTTCTGATTCAGCTTTGCTTGGTGGCCTGGCCTGTGAACTTTGGAGTTGAGATTTGCACACTCGAGGAGAGAAACGAGTGGTCCGTGTCACTTGTATCGTCTTTTTACTTGTATTTTCTTTTTCATGATATATAATACGTGTGTCTCATTCATATTTCCACCGCCTTAAAATAAATAATGTGATTGATTtataagccgaaaaccaaaaaaattctgctgatgtcatctattcatacgtggcaaaatgagtggtgatggagacgtgtgggcgatgtgcaaacgcacACACGTGTGAcaggaagggagacgcaccacacgtcttTAATGTAAACAGATTgtcacgtcatcgcatgcatgcatgtaggaatttttttggattttcagtttttaaaatgttttatctcttaaacaaaaaatccgattgaaaatccgttttcaccattaaatccctcgcgacgagatctttgcaactagatcccatgttgatatgttttgatgaattttttttttggattaaaagttaccatgtctattgcatatgaattgccatgatgtttacactgaagttgccatgatatgtttcagctattttcttctacatttaaaagtaaattttgacatttataaaatggggaattaagaaactagacttgccatgaaccataaactaaaatttccatgatacatgcacgtaaaattgccatggttcatacaaaaaataattttcatggtcaaagtactggagttgccatcatcaaaatactaaaattgccatgatctacaaactaaaattgccacatggcaactttagtttaagccctatggcaactgcagcgtaaacatcgtggcaacttctggcaaaaaaaaattcgtcgaaacatatcaacatggggtctagttttgaagatctcgtcgagacggatttaatggtgaaaacggatttttagttcgcttttttatttaggagatacaacatttttaagccgaaaaccaaaaaaaaatctgctgatgtcatctattcatgcGTGGCAAAATAAGTGGTGATGGAGGcatgtgggcgatgtgcaaacgcccacacgtgtgggcgttaacatttccgttgaTTTAATACAACTTGGTACTAAATCACCCACACTTATTTTAGGGCGAGGGAGTATATCATAAGGATttataataaaaaaatcaaaaaagacaACATAACACGTCTTTGCATAAGAAAAACACCAACCAAGAAAACAATCACAATCAAAACTGAATAATTTCTTGAGCTTGACACCATTGTCAGTCACCTGCCTTTAATGTCACTATAACAGCCACAAAAAAAATGAATCAcctcgagctcgacgcggctcagtcgctgatatgcagctttgcggaccttgaAGACGGCTCATCAAAGGCGGAGCCATTACGTTGaatgaatcagaccggggcaacacctcAGACACGTCGTCGAACTCCAAATCTGGCACCCCAGCAAGACTAAGACATCGGAGAAGGAAATCATACCTACCAACCATGAACGACAAGCCCAGCGCATGATCCACCATCTTCTAAATGCCACCAATGCAGACAACAATctacatccgctcctggactacctcccaagctccatgTCGGCGCTAGAGCAAACGGCATCGCATCAGGAGGGGGGGACCACGAGGATGCTGTCGTCGCCACCCTATCCTAACTTGGACaaactggtttccaaatccatccgcAACCATAGGACCGATCGCCTCAGTGGGAAGGATCTGAAGCTTCTTTATTCATTGCCTCCATCGCCGCCTCCCAAGCAAGACGTTGGACGACCCAAAAAACACTAAGCTACTACGGCATAACCTAAAGCTACATGATCCacactaatacgtccattttgcatcatgcttttatattgatatttattgcattatgggctgctattacacattatatcacaatacttatgcatattctctcctattttataaggtttacatgaagagggagaatgccagcagctggagttctggactagaaaaggagcaaatattagagacctattctgcacaactccaaaagtcttgaaacttcacgtagcttatttttggaatatataaaaaatattggacgaagaaagtaccagaggggggccaccagccagccacaagggtggaggacgcgccctaccccctgggcgcgcccctcgaccttgtgggccccctggcaggcctccgatgcccatctttggctatatggtgtgttttgccctagaaaaaatcagagggaagcttccgggacgaagtgccgccgtctcgagacggaacctgggcagaaccaatctagagctccggcggagctgttctgccgtggaaacattcctccgggagggggaaatcgtcgccatcgtcatcaccatcgatcctctcatcaagagggggtcaatctccatcaacattttcaccagcaccatctcctctcaaatcctagttcatctcttgtattcgatcttggtcccaaaacctcagattggtacatgtgggttgttagtagtgttgattactccttgtagttgatgctagttggtttatccagtggaagattatattttcagatccttaatgataattaatactcctctgatcttgattatgaatatgctttgtgagtagttacgtttgttcctgaggacatgggagaagtcttgttataagtaatcatgtgaatttggtatccgttcgatattttgatgagatgtatgttgtctctcctctagtagtgttatgtgaacgtcgactacatgacacttcaccattatttgggcctaggggttggcattgagaagtaataagtagatgatggtttgctaaagtgacacaagcttaaaccctagtttatgtgttgcttcgtaaggggctgatttggatccatatgtttcatgctatggttaggtttaccttaattcttctttcgtagttgcggatgcttgcgagaggggttaatcataagtgggaggcttgtccaagaaagggcaacacccaagcactggtacacccacataccaaattatcaaagtaacgaacgcgaatcatatgagcatgatgaaaactaacttgacagtagttcccatgtgtcctcggaagcgctttgctttatataagagttcatcctggcttgtcctttgctataaaaaggattgggccaacttgctgcatcttaattactttatttacttgttaccatatgaattatcttatcacgaaactatttgttatcgataattttagtacttgcagacaataccttgctgaaaactgcttatcactttgttctgctcctcattgggtttgacattCTTACGTATCAAAaggactcactacaaaaaaatacacttccgcgatgatacgtgtttgtcacagtaggtcacgttttctgtcatgcatgtacatccatgacaattttatgacagaatcaagatagtcatacatgtgttgtcgtagaagtgttccatgacattaccaaaattatcatcacagaagtgtccacttccatgatgaaaaatcgcgcgtcacagaagtgctttcgtcaagggtgaccgacacgtggcatccaccgtaacggaacaccgttaagctatcaggtccggtttttgatccgataacccgttaacagcccggaccaatggcgattttccacgtgtaaaatcatcattggctggaggaaacacttgtcagctccccgttggcacatgtgtcactcatccaatgggcgagatgcgcttatgaaatgttgacacgtggaccggcccaaaagtggcccataaagtttaaatgggccggcccaactaaaggcccacaagattttgcggtccataatgggccggcccagcaaaaggcccatgagattttgcggaccataatgggccggcccagctaaaggcccacaagattttgcgggccataatgggccgacccagctaaaggcccgcaagattttgcggaccataatgggccagcccagctaaaggcccacaagattttgcggaccataatggaccggcccagctaaaggcccacgagatttggccgaccataatgggtcggcccagctgaaggcccaaaagattttgatgacactagtaggacggcccattaacaggctgccatgttttgggccaaatgccggcccatatttgatccggtccattaacagtctgccacgttccgggcctaataaaggcccatatgagatctggcccgttaaaagcctaccacgttctgggccaaattacggtccagatcaggtccgaccctttgagaggctttggactaaattatggcccatatcagattcggcccgtcaactggatgctatacttttgggcccacttgataaaggcccatttagtaattcggcctgatattagtttcggcctgttaaaggcccgtttaacatttcggccctatatacatttcggcctgttaaaagcccgtcatatagttgggcctaactacgaccccgtttgcattcggcctgctcacagacgataatatgattgggccaaataaggaccgagacaattttgacttgttataagcccatgatttgattggcacaatcatgggccggggtctatttctgcctgctgccagcccgtgagctgttcggcactttccatgcccaacctacttttcagcctcctaaaagcccattgagttttcttgggaaaatagggccggcggtttacttggcctattaaaggcccgaatctactagtgggccagtttacatttaggcatgttaacggaccaagatgacgaggcccatgatgcggatcatacatagtgatttgcatgacggcccgattatgtaccttAATTTTACGGCTTGGTTAGTTtattgcgaagacaggatatatatacagtaaaataactgcagcatcgtgaataaggaaaaaaacctagactatacaataaagaaattacgacatattacatctactgggcatcaaagttcgccactatgataataaagcacaagcagacagcagattacatacactgggcatcaaagatcgccaccagtgcaattaaacacgccgaccaaataatatacaaaaccaacaacacttcaatagagttcaagaaaggttagccctgctcgggagctgcagcgcaagcagctgagcaagctgttgagactgcacttgttttacacttatatcctcctcactctgaaagataaacaagcagatagatgacatgttttgcacatataagtatcagtgctgacaattcatcatatttctgactgacgaataaagtgacacagtttaaaatagcattaacacaatatggtattgttcgggtcaagacatggtaggaaatgacattgtgaaggagttggcaggttcatgacaccactggattacagatcaagaactcataaatatcaatggttagtgtgctgtcaatttatcccattttagattggcaaaataagatcacttgctctgtatagtttaatttacatggtatgaagaaggaacttggttgtacaactgaaaaacttaaattgagaaggacaaacttttgtttatgaagtacaaaataaactttaaacatgcaatttgatgcaaacaccaaaaataaacagctgttgcagtcatgcctaatcaaatatacacaacaaagtttgaagacttgagaaggacaaacttacattattggtgaaggcaggctctataaatcccttgtccatggggggggggcaattcaagaattttaccacataatcttcttcattagcattgcctttattctacattttgttaagagtgaatatagatgtgacaatataagaaaaaatgaagaatatttaagataagatgaagagtgatgctacataaccaagtagctataaatgtaagtacaatgatacaggGAAAAGGTACAGCCaggagcaatgcagagctaaactttttcagtaccatcggtgttatccaatcttatggtaagagtaaatatagatcttatgtgtagaaaatggagggcaaaggaaaataaactgcagagtgatggtacatgaacaactacctgtcaatataagtacactgataaaggacagcaggtacttacaagaacaatgcagagctaaaaaaattcattgacattagatatattctacactaatgtaaccattcatacagatcagataatttggagaacaattgataagcaagctattatgtatactgttgtcacataatgaaccaggtatatatgcaagtacaatgatacaggacaacatgtactaacaagagcaaagcagcgggcagcatatttgcgatatcccgtcgttcttttcaaaccggaattactttttgagcagatttcctgcaaaaaagatccgtaaggcacatgcagaaaagtagaagttcaaattgtcatgcgatatcatagacagtacctcatcctcagaACGAGACcggtgcataacaaggtttttccattcaatgtcttctaaatttagcataggagacttcaccagaaattcatttatagacttgccatcaaagtgtgatttcctcaagtaacaccgatactgctgcaatgcttccttgaaaagcgcaagcaagctttgctcgtcatgactatccagattgaccctcgcctacttacaacaatgtaatgtaaatcattgatgtgttcaatcagcaaaaaataggaaaataatcaccatgaataataacacttacacgtaagtgggacagaaAGATGTGAAAATgatgtttgtcttcactataatcttcccatgatgggaatatatgcacgtagtccctaacaacattgaaagcattgtcttttaaactgggaataactggaatgggttCCAAGCTGCAGgatttggccgtctctgcagttgggataggtcttcgaccggtggacttgctgtactttttgctggagtgagaTTTTTCTGTGATACggttggtgctatggcaactgaaatcggcataccttttgttggagtgtaggtcctgtgtggtggggctagtggtgtggccaatgaagtatgggtacagtctgctggagtcggtcctatgttttgtgtcactggttgtacaaccaatataagtggggtgttgtctgatttctctggcacaatCACAGttttcaaggactttgttggtgctcctttaggttcgg
The sequence above is drawn from the Triticum aestivum cultivar Chinese Spring chromosome 7A, IWGSC CS RefSeq v2.1, whole genome shotgun sequence genome and encodes:
- the LOC123147748 gene encoding anthocyanidin 5,3-O-glucosyltransferase-like codes for the protein MSTPRRVVVVAGQSLSHLISMLEFAAMCLRRGLAVTVAVPGPSLTAPAFRSTICRYASRLPSLSVHSLPPPPSLDAASAAAHPFIRMQAASRSQAPVLRDFLRSLPDVHALVADMLAVCDIGVAAELGIPGHLFFSTGAASLSIFLQLPLFCSRHAGNLKDLGDTPVSFPGMPPMPASHLVDAVLDSGTDLYATVLDVFGRVAAASGILVNTFDALEGSAVAALRNGRCLPDRATPPVYCVGPLIAEGAEEEERHPCLPWLDAQPERSVVFLCFGSRCTVSLEQISEMAKGLEKSGHRFLWVLRAPPAFAAAAGGPDAALSLLPEGFLAGTADRGFVVTASWVPQVEVLRHSSTGAFVTHCGWNSTLEAVVAGVPMVCWPLVAEQWMNKVYIVEDMKVGVEVRGYKRGGLVRADDVDAAVRQIMDMEPERLRALEERIMAVKKSAHAVWKEGGSSYTAFTEFMKQME